A single Calditrichota bacterium DNA region contains:
- a CDS encoding CBS domain-containing protein, protein MSTVRTVLEKKSKELITISPEASLYEAARVMATRSVGALPVVEKETMLGIISERDILRLLARRCEQLKDTKVKDVMTTEVIVATPEDSTDYLMGIVTENKIRHIPVLENGKLIGIISIGDLVKNQLHEAHYEIHYLHDFIAGTYPR, encoded by the coding sequence ATGTCTACCGTAAGAACTGTTCTCGAAAAGAAATCCAAGGAATTAATAACCATTTCGCCTGAAGCATCACTTTATGAGGCCGCGCGTGTTATGGCTACCCGCTCGGTAGGCGCGTTGCCTGTTGTGGAAAAAGAAACCATGCTCGGGATTATTTCCGAACGAGACATTTTGCGATTGTTGGCCCGCCGTTGTGAACAACTCAAAGACACAAAGGTCAAAGATGTAATGACCACCGAAGTGATTGTCGCCACACCTGAAGACAGTACCGATTATCTTATGGGCATTGTTACTGAAAACAAGATACGCCACATTCCTGTTCTTGAAAACGGGAAATTAATTGGTATTATTTCAATTGGGGATCTGGTGAAAAATCAACTGCACGAAGCGCATTATGAAATTCACTATCTCCATGATTTTATTGCAGGTACCTATCCCCGGTAA
- the greA gene encoding transcription elongation factor GreA — MPNYMTHAGYEKIRSEIETLQKRLRGEIARKVGEAAAHGDLRENAEYDAAKQQQHLIARRLQELGELIQGAEIIENMDLPDGLVTVGKTVHLRNLDTNQLDIYTILGPIESDVDNNIISYETPLVRQLMLKKEGEEVEIHVPAGAIRYRIEKIERFQSQA, encoded by the coding sequence ATGCCAAACTATATGACGCATGCGGGTTACGAAAAAATTCGGAGTGAAATTGAAACGCTTCAAAAAAGACTCCGGGGAGAAATCGCCCGAAAGGTGGGAGAAGCGGCTGCCCACGGCGATTTACGCGAAAATGCAGAGTATGACGCGGCCAAACAGCAACAACACCTAATTGCCCGACGCCTCCAGGAATTGGGCGAACTTATTCAGGGCGCCGAGATTATTGAAAATATGGACCTGCCGGACGGACTGGTAACCGTCGGTAAAACGGTTCATTTACGCAATCTGGATACCAACCAGCTGGATATTTACACAATATTGGGCCCCATTGAATCCGATGTGGACAATAATATTATTTCCTATGAAACTCCCCTTGTTCGCCAATTAATGCTGAAAAAAGAAGGCGAAGAGGTGGAAATACACGTTCCTGCAGGGGCTATCCGTTATCGCATCGAAAAAATCGAAAGGTTTCAGTCACAAGCATAA